Proteins from one Telopea speciosissima isolate NSW1024214 ecotype Mountain lineage chromosome 1, Tspe_v1, whole genome shotgun sequence genomic window:
- the LOC122656476 gene encoding BTB/POZ domain-containing protein At3g22104, whose product MHMCCDLEVDVNGQEIFMVDKKLLLSFSGKLNKLFGKSMATSKNLKVIFHDFPGGAQGFELMARFCYNNGQTEITPSNISLLHCVAHFMEMTKQISVTDNLIEQTEEFLEGITYWAWSELLVALKQCQEFMPAAISSGILQKCLDSLITRVAVSATEASPFTSSPDSSAFRFSCDTRSTESLKNSYSRVNWWFEDLASLSHCLIEKVLRAMIAQKFDHVILSRFLFYYQKSRISNARSSEKRKITEIVVQLLFLLDHSSVSCKSLFEILRVALRLNVNKCCRNRLENMIGSQLHQVTLDSLLIPSPPGTNYLYDVNLVLRFLKSFLSKGDCWASLTRLRKVASLMDLYIAEVAPDSCLKPSKFIALVTALPDSSRDSNDGIYQAMDMYLEVHSKLSEEEKMKICCALNYEKLSSDALKHLTRNSKFPSRMAVQALVSQHSMLKSLPRDNNYPKYFGDSPCSYSEKIIRGKEAEEDEQLVLYARNFDVSMENENLGTHLKGMQWRVSELEKVCRKMQTQMEKMMKSRLSSPSSARSLPRMCS is encoded by the exons ATGCATATGTGCTGTGATCTTGAAGTGGACGTCAATGGGCAAGAAATTTTTATGGTGGATAAG AAACTGCTTTTGTCATTTTCAggtaaattaaacaaattatTTGGTAAATCTATGGCAACAAGCAAGAACCTTAAAGTGATATTCCATGACTTTCCGGGAGGGGCACAAGGTTTTGAACTCATGGCAAGGTTCTGCTACAACAATGGTCAAACTGAGATAACCCCCTCTAACATATCTCTTCTACATTGTGTGGCACATTTCATGGAAATGACAAAACAGATCTCTGTAACTGACAATTTGATTGAACAAACTGAAGAATTCCTAGAAGGGATCACTTACTGGGCCTGGTCTGAACTTCTGGTAGCTCTGAAACAGTGTCAGGAATTTATGCCAGCAGCTATTTCTTCTGGGATACTTCAGAAATGCTTGGATTCCCTCATAACAAGAGTGGCTGTTTCGGCCACCGAAGCCAGTCCATTTACGTCTTCTCCAGACAGCTCTGCTTTCCGGTTTTCTTGTGATACGAGAAGCACTGAAAGTTTGAAGAACAGTTATTCTCGGGTGAATTGGTGGTTTGAAGATTTAGCAAGTTTGAGCCATTGTTTGATTGAAAAGGTTTTAAGGGCCATGATTGCCCAGAAATTCGATCATGTAATTCTCAGTAGGTTCCTCTTCTATTACCAAAAATCAAGAATTTCCAATGCCAGATCCTCTGAGAAGCGCAAAATCACAGAGATTGTTGTTCAGCTGCTGTTTTTGCTAGACCATAGCTCTGTTTCTTGCAAAAGCTTATTTGAGATTCTTCGGGTGGCTTTGAGATTGAATGTGAACAAATGTTGCCGAAACAGATTAGAGAATATGATCGGTTCACAATTGCATCAAGTTACACTTGATAGCCTGCTTATTCCATCCCCACCTGGGACGAATTATCTTTATGATGTGAATCTGGTACTGAGATTCTTGAAATCATTTCTCAGCAAGGGAGACTGCTGGGCATCATTAACTCGATTGAGAAAAGTTGCAAGCTTGATGGATTTGTATATTGCAGAAGTAGCCCCTGATTCATGTTTGAAACCTTCAAAATTCATTGCATTAGTCACGGCACTGCCTGATTCTTCAAGAGACTCCAATGATGGAATCTACCAAGCCATGGATATGTATCTAGAG GTTCATTCTAAATTATCCGAAGAGGAAAAGATGAAGATCTGTTGTGCATTGAATTATGAGAAGCTATCATCAGATGCTCTCAAACACCTTACTAGAAACTCAAAATTCCCATCAAGAATGGCGGTCCAAGCTCTCGTGTCTCAACATTCAATGCTCAAAAGCTTGCCCAGGGACAACAACTATCCCAAATATTTTGGTGACTCACCTTGTAGTTACAGTGAGAAGATAATTAGGGGGAAGGAAGCTGAGGAAGATGAGCAACTTGTGCTCTATGCAAGGAACTTCGATGTTTCAATGGAGAATGAGAATCTTGGAACACATTTAAAAGGAATGCAATGGAGGGTTTCAGAGTTGGAGAAAGTCTGTAGGAAAATGCAGACCCAGATGGAGAAAATGATGAAGTCAAGATTATCAAGCCCAAGTAGTGCTAGATCCTTACCTAGGATGTGTTCATga